The Leadbettera azotonutricia ZAS-9 genome has a window encoding:
- a CDS encoding TP0183 family DNA metabolism protein yields MRKRLLPFLAAVFFPFLAYSQESKPIIRFSPFFTKGIGIEETRFIESLIQSYLSDFGDVVNFFDSSLPQDFSGTGALPDTWTKAPDYVLTGSIYLEPDGRIFTLEVHNTVSGDTLSSTTVHRTASDLALKARSLVENVFSSPVMAAKASPEAKEAPAERPEPITETAVIGTWRGESGIEMIRLQQGGRGVAFFSSGAQMNLSYTIENNTLKVRQNSPNTERYYYPLPYGVAKQLSAEAGPMVWELYLYSGGAHLKGVKISAEAKVEGNLLVEINPEASRDTKWTRSMR; encoded by the coding sequence ATGAGAAAAAGGCTATTGCCATTTTTGGCGGCGGTTTTTTTTCCGTTCCTTGCATACTCGCAGGAATCCAAGCCGATAATCCGGTTCAGCCCTTTTTTTACCAAGGGCATAGGCATAGAAGAAACTCGCTTCATCGAATCCCTTATCCAGTCCTACCTCAGCGATTTTGGGGATGTGGTAAACTTTTTTGACTCTTCCCTGCCCCAGGATTTTTCCGGCACAGGGGCTTTGCCCGATACATGGACAAAAGCCCCCGATTATGTGCTGACCGGCAGCATATACCTCGAGCCTGATGGCAGGATCTTCACCCTGGAAGTCCACAATACCGTCTCGGGGGATACCCTAAGCTCCACCACCGTGCACCGCACTGCAAGCGATTTGGCCCTTAAAGCCCGCTCCCTGGTGGAAAACGTATTTTCCTCCCCGGTGATGGCCGCAAAAGCTTCCCCAGAGGCTAAAGAGGCCCCTGCCGAACGCCCCGAGCCCATCACTGAAACAGCTGTAATCGGTACCTGGCGGGGGGAATCGGGCATTGAGATGATACGTCTCCAGCAGGGCGGCCGGGGTGTGGCTTTCTTCTCCTCGGGGGCCCAAATGAACCTTAGCTATACCATCGAGAACAACACCCTTAAGGTACGCCAAAATTCGCCCAATACCGAGCGTTACTATTATCCCCTGCCCTACGGGGTGGCAAAGCAGCTCAGCGCCGAGGCAGGCCCTATGGTTTGGGAACTCTACCTGTACTCGGGGGGCGCCCACCTTAAAGGGGTCAAGATCTCGGCAGAGGCCAAGGTTGAAGGCAATCTTTTGGTGGAAATAAACCCCGAAGCCTCCAGGGATACCAAGTGGACCCGGAGCATGCGGTAA
- a CDS encoding septum formation initiator family protein — MRAAKYLIALWVGVLIYALFSANSGPKGFRAYSQLEAELDKEKANVEELMVINHDLGNTKDALLYDRDTLAVYAREQGFARSDEKFIRIVGLGNTPKMTASPGRIVTAIPPEHTPDRFLRIFSFFAVLTLLICFGAYDFLNYLKSR; from the coding sequence ATGAGAGCAGCAAAATACCTCATCGCCCTCTGGGTTGGGGTCCTTATCTATGCGCTTTTTTCCGCAAATTCAGGGCCCAAGGGCTTCAGGGCCTACAGCCAGCTTGAAGCTGAATTGGACAAGGAAAAAGCCAATGTTGAAGAGCTGATGGTTATAAACCACGATCTTGGAAACACCAAAGACGCCCTGCTCTACGACAGGGATACCCTGGCGGTCTATGCCCGGGAACAGGGCTTTGCCCGCTCTGACGAAAAGTTCATACGCATAGTGGGCCTGGGCAATACTCCTAAAATGACAGCTTCTCCAGGCCGCATAGTGACCGCCATACCCCCGGAGCATACCCCCGACAGGTTTTTGCGCATTTTTTCCTTTTTCGCGGTCCTTACATTGCTGATTTGTTTTGGCGCCTACGACTTCCTCAATTACCTGAAAAGCAGATAA
- a CDS encoding 6-hydroxymethylpterin diphosphokinase MptE-like protein — translation MALHAANPAQFGNYPKENRPDASWLPESQLSLQEFLESEIPDLEGAEIKVIEWRPSLSLYGESYVQLLSEAAKFIKRIDANARTVKAFGLKWFKNFFRNINIIGQAVFPVTLDFPIVMTGAGPGLEDTIPLIRENRSALFVLAVSSSVASLKAAGIKPDLVLGTDGGNWALLHFHECFRGEASNQAIAASLSAALPSQCGESPVLTISDSSLWQDLVLKGLGIPYISLAQRGTVTATALDLAFYLTRGTVFFTGVDLSNKDIRTHARPYSFDMLWEEKSCRLNPFYSQIFSRSEDIKTGGSHSIYASWFKTQLEAYPKRLYSLGPNNPVFENLAVSSLGKALEAKGNSLSPIKTKTLSFPENPAKTGAKILKSALINPLYTARLIEELCPLLCPEEAPISLDELGESLMAVLKPYWGQGRE, via the coding sequence TTGGCCCTGCATGCTGCCAATCCTGCCCAATTCGGGAATTATCCAAAAGAGAACCGGCCCGATGCTTCCTGGCTGCCCGAATCACAACTTTCCCTGCAAGAATTCCTGGAAAGCGAAATTCCCGATTTAGAGGGAGCTGAAATAAAGGTAATTGAATGGAGGCCTAGCCTCAGTCTTTATGGGGAATCCTATGTGCAGCTGCTTTCGGAAGCTGCAAAATTTATTAAGCGTATTGATGCTAATGCCAGGACAGTAAAAGCATTTGGTTTGAAATGGTTTAAAAATTTTTTCAGGAATATCAATATAATTGGCCAGGCTGTTTTTCCCGTAACTCTGGATTTCCCCATAGTCATGACAGGCGCAGGGCCCGGGCTTGAAGACACTATTCCGTTAATACGTGAAAACCGTTCAGCCTTGTTTGTGCTGGCTGTATCATCTTCTGTTGCATCGTTGAAAGCGGCAGGCATAAAACCTGATTTAGTGCTTGGCACTGACGGTGGAAACTGGGCTTTGCTCCACTTCCATGAATGTTTCAGGGGGGAAGCGTCAAACCAGGCTATTGCGGCTTCGTTGAGCGCAGCCCTGCCCTCCCAATGCGGGGAATCCCCTGTCTTGACGATCAGCGACTCCAGCCTCTGGCAGGATCTTGTTTTAAAAGGCCTTGGGATACCCTATATCAGCCTGGCCCAGAGGGGGACTGTCACGGCTACGGCACTGGATCTTGCTTTTTATCTTACCAGGGGCACTGTTTTTTTTACCGGTGTGGATCTTTCAAATAAGGATATCAGAACCCATGCCAGGCCTTACAGTTTTGATATGCTTTGGGAAGAAAAATCCTGCCGGCTTAACCCTTTTTATTCGCAAATTTTCAGCCGTTCCGAGGATATAAAAACAGGGGGAAGCCATTCTATCTATGCATCCTGGTTTAAAACCCAACTTGAAGCCTATCCCAAGCGCCTTTATTCCCTTGGCCCGAACAATCCTGTTTTTGAAAATCTTGCTGTTTCCTCCCTTGGCAAAGCCCTTGAAGCAAAAGGAAATTCCCTTTCCCCTATTAAAACAAAAACACTTAGTTTCCCCGAAAATCCCGCAAAAACGGGGGCTAAGATATTAAAATCCGCATTGATAAACCCATTGTACACTGCAAGGCTTATAGAAGAATTGTGCCCTTTACTTTGCCCTGAAGAAGCGCCCATTTCCCTGGATGAATTGGGAGAATCCCTAATGGCGGTGCTTAAACCTTATTGGGGGCAGGGACGTGAATAG
- a CDS encoding 6-hydroxymethylpterin diphosphokinase MptE-like protein, with product MNRQYLFERNMLALSGKDASLCSRLSAAETTRGYYRFLESRSGETIPARVDASGSAHPLHSLIDPEREGKRLMETLGNEGLVMLLGLGGGFSAQAALEREETSLVLVIEYNIDSVAELLASKDYVALFQDPRFHLLVDPDPEILEEYILDIYQPVLSGGIRTFPLRARTEYEKEAFIGAGEAVESALEKISADYSVQAYFGTRWFSNVIRNLKKAENSPSPLSPIRRAAVAAAGPSLNIQIPEIKEKRKNFFLIAADTSLPALVTEGIIPDAVVSIDCQHISYYHFMEGLPEETLLFLDLASPPLIASRSKEPHFFSGGHPLTRYISRAWRSFPELDTSGANVTYAALSLAEKLGAQAIEVYGADFSYPSGLSYARGTYIHPYFEIRQNRLSSLESLHSNFLYRSPLEKKIKSDGSWYYETKSLKFYREKLEGKSLLMNPEIIPAMGIGAPINIAAKNRTYAMSRDLSIFSQGPARMKAEKFLALYRQAIEALPPIGKDLKDEEQTILTTLLPAAAAFKRRMPLLKPYELIEETKAWCIKEIDSAL from the coding sequence GTGAATAGACAGTATTTATTTGAACGAAACATGCTGGCTTTATCAGGCAAGGACGCTTCCCTTTGTTCAAGGCTTTCTGCGGCCGAGACCACCCGGGGGTATTACCGTTTCCTCGAATCCCGGAGCGGTGAAACCATTCCCGCCCGGGTGGATGCTTCGGGCTCGGCCCACCCCCTCCATTCCCTGATTGATCCCGAACGGGAAGGCAAACGGCTCATGGAAACCCTTGGCAATGAAGGCCTCGTTATGCTCCTGGGTCTGGGGGGCGGTTTTTCGGCCCAGGCAGCCCTTGAAAGGGAAGAAACATCCCTTGTTTTGGTCATTGAATACAACATTGACAGTGTTGCTGAACTTCTTGCGTCAAAAGATTATGTTGCCTTGTTTCAGGATCCCCGTTTTCATCTCCTGGTTGATCCCGACCCTGAAATCCTTGAAGAATACATACTCGATATTTACCAGCCCGTGCTTTCGGGAGGAATCAGGACCTTCCCTCTCAGGGCAAGGACTGAATATGAAAAAGAAGCTTTTATTGGCGCAGGGGAGGCTGTTGAATCGGCACTGGAAAAAATCTCCGCCGACTATTCAGTCCAGGCTTATTTTGGCACCCGCTGGTTTTCCAATGTCATACGGAACCTTAAAAAAGCAGAAAACTCCCCCAGCCCCCTGTCGCCCATACGCAGGGCTGCTGTTGCCGCCGCAGGGCCTTCGCTCAATATTCAAATTCCGGAAATAAAAGAAAAGCGCAAGAATTTTTTTCTGATAGCCGCAGACACAAGCCTCCCTGCGCTTGTAACAGAAGGCATTATACCTGATGCGGTGGTTTCTATAGATTGCCAGCATATTTCCTATTATCATTTCATGGAGGGGCTTCCTGAAGAAACCCTCCTCTTTCTGGATTTGGCAAGCCCTCCCCTGATAGCGTCACGCTCAAAAGAACCCCATTTCTTTTCGGGCGGCCATCCCCTTACAAGGTATATTTCCAGGGCATGGCGCTCATTTCCCGAGCTGGATACATCAGGCGCCAATGTCACCTATGCCGCGCTTTCCCTGGCAGAAAAATTGGGCGCCCAGGCAATCGAAGTCTACGGCGCGGATTTCTCATACCCGTCGGGCCTTAGTTACGCCAGGGGGACATATATTCACCCGTATTTTGAAATACGCCAGAACAGGCTTTCTTCACTTGAATCGCTTCATTCAAATTTTCTTTACAGAAGCCCTTTGGAAAAGAAAATAAAATCCGATGGTTCCTGGTATTACGAAACAAAATCATTAAAATTTTACCGTGAGAAGCTTGAAGGAAAAAGCCTTTTGATGAACCCCGAAATAATCCCTGCCATGGGCATAGGGGCGCCCATCAATATTGCCGCCAAAAACAGGACCTATGCCATGAGCCGGGACCTAAGCATCTTTTCCCAGGGCCCCGCCCGCATGAAGGCGGAAAAATTCCTTGCCCTCTACAGGCAGGCAATTGAAGCCCTTCCCCCCATCGGGAAAGATCTCAAAGATGAGGAACAAACCATACTCACCACCCTGCTCCCTGCTGCGGCTGCCTTTAAACGGAGAATGCCATTATTGAAGCCTTACGAGCTCATTGAAGAAACAAAAGCCTGGTGCATCAAAGAGATAGATTCCGCCTTATAA
- the amrB gene encoding AmmeMemoRadiSam system protein B, producing MMNLREPSLPAGWYPRNLHEIEEFLSPFSKGSPFSGGSPFSGGAADAHAYAAISPHAGWFFSGITAAASVSSLAKDADTVAIIGGHLPAGVPMLLAEEDGVKTPFGTMNMDRKLRDFIRARVESRPDKYKDNTVEVLIPMVHYFFPKAQLLWARFPADSRASEWGCILAEAAKALGRKLAVLGSTDLTHYGANYGFSPMGMGKKALDWVRGTNDAAFIKAVLKGNPDEVLARSEEDASACSAGAVLGAMGFASQNGLKPKLLDYRTSAEALGGETPESFVGYASIVYL from the coding sequence ATGATGAATTTACGGGAACCCTCTCTTCCGGCAGGCTGGTACCCCAGGAATCTCCACGAAATTGAAGAATTCCTAAGCCCTTTTTCAAAGGGCAGCCCTTTCTCAGGGGGCAGCCCTTTCTCAGGGGGTGCAGCAGATGCTCATGCATATGCTGCCATCAGCCCTCACGCAGGCTGGTTCTTTTCCGGTATCACTGCGGCGGCCTCTGTTTCAAGCCTTGCAAAGGATGCCGACACTGTGGCAATCATTGGTGGCCATCTCCCTGCGGGCGTCCCTATGCTCCTGGCTGAAGAGGATGGGGTAAAGACGCCTTTCGGCACTATGAATATGGACCGCAAGCTGCGGGATTTTATCCGGGCCAGGGTTGAATCCAGGCCGGACAAGTACAAGGACAATACTGTCGAAGTCCTTATCCCCATGGTGCATTATTTTTTCCCCAAGGCTCAATTGCTTTGGGCGAGGTTTCCGGCAGATTCCCGGGCATCTGAATGGGGTTGTATACTTGCCGAAGCCGCAAAAGCCCTGGGGCGGAAATTGGCAGTCCTGGGTTCTACCGATCTGACCCATTATGGAGCTAATTATGGATTTTCGCCCATGGGGATGGGCAAAAAAGCCCTTGATTGGGTGCGCGGCACTAATGACGCTGCTTTTATCAAGGCTGTGCTCAAGGGGAATCCCGATGAGGTTCTTGCCCGCTCTGAAGAGGATGCCTCCGCCTGTTCTGCAGGGGCAGTCCTTGGGGCTATGGGCTTTGCTTCCCAAAACGGTTTAAAGCCGAAATTACTGGATTACCGTACCAGCGCCGAGGCTTTGGGTGGCGAAACCCCTGAGTCTTTTGTAGGCTACGCTTCCATCGTGTATTTATAA
- a CDS encoding DUF4340 domain-containing protein yields MIYKKKLTLLSGLVLVLALSYILTIIFDPERQGAKSSAYAWITSDLLDRADRIEIAGSQGNTVLSRKNNLWVISEGTIDYPVKQSRVGDLFRVLSMRNSFPVRSTSASAMERLGLVEGKASRITVRGGAGLPLLDLLVGFADAPGSGLYLRKANQNEARSGEDVFTLYTEGSKNSWLDLRLFPGLNIGTVQRVRVNPLPGDGAAYALSRVNNGWQLSDSLLAVETSKAESWVRAIIDAEAESFASSPDTNGFNEASITLELGDGTIRELKVGASGEEKRRNSSITNSPFVYSLAEWAISRIFREASYWP; encoded by the coding sequence ATGATTTATAAAAAAAAGCTTACCCTTCTTTCGGGCCTGGTACTGGTTTTAGCTTTGTCATACATACTGACCATCATTTTTGATCCTGAAAGGCAAGGAGCTAAAAGTTCAGCCTATGCCTGGATAACAAGCGACCTCCTCGACAGGGCTGATAGAATTGAAATCGCCGGTTCTCAGGGCAATACGGTTTTGAGCAGGAAAAACAATCTTTGGGTCATTTCTGAAGGCACTATTGATTATCCTGTTAAACAGTCCAGGGTAGGGGATCTTTTTCGGGTTCTCTCAATGAGGAATAGTTTTCCTGTGCGTTCCACTTCAGCTTCGGCAATGGAAAGGCTTGGCCTTGTTGAGGGAAAGGCGTCACGCATTACCGTGAGGGGCGGGGCAGGGCTTCCCCTTTTGGATCTCCTCGTGGGTTTTGCCGATGCCCCGGGCAGCGGGCTGTATTTGCGGAAGGCAAACCAAAATGAAGCCCGTTCGGGGGAAGACGTGTTTACCCTTTATACGGAAGGCTCCAAAAATTCCTGGCTCGACCTCAGGCTTTTTCCGGGTCTCAATATAGGCACAGTGCAAAGGGTGCGTGTTAACCCGCTTCCGGGCGACGGGGCTGCCTATGCCCTTTCCAGGGTCAACAACGGCTGGCAGCTTTCAGATTCGCTATTGGCTGTGGAAACTTCAAAAGCCGAATCCTGGGTGCGGGCAATTATTGACGCAGAGGCAGAAAGTTTTGCATCTTCCCCTGACACTAATGGTTTTAATGAAGCCAGCATCACCCTTGAATTGGGGGATGGCACAATCAGGGAGCTTAAGGTTGGCGCATCAGGGGAAGAAAAAAGGAGGAACTCGTCAATAACGAATTCCCCCTTTGTGTATTCTTTGGCCGAATGGGCTATAAGCCGCATTTTCCGGGAAGCCTCTTATTGGCCGTGA
- a CDS encoding GldG family protein, whose protein sequence is MTKKQINIIAILSVAAFVLAFMLSSRIWFRLDLTKNKAYTISEVSRNLYKEIPDPVSITYYISDRLARAHPLPEEISDLLREYAAHSRGKIRFTQRDPIKANLAGLMEELGIAPQQIQVVENNETTVATVYTGVTIEYLEKRAVLPVVFSLDTLEYDLTSRIRSLVLDREREIGIIVGSPAKQWNTEFGYLNQELAAAGYKIRLIAPGDEIPASLPSLFVLGGAADLDAWALYRIDHYIQTGGKTLFALEGISVNTQSGLEAGAVADQGLFAMVANYGAVIRPAMVLDTSALQITFQIRSGNVTQYRTMRYPEWIGVLEQNGNKNHAVTARFKGIDLYWPSPLELKPPAGVQAEPLFTSTPEAWLQTKDFITNPDMLSLAEQEAGETRGTKILGASLQGGFPSAFRGSPKPIREGSEEILPDLPPVPSPSRIIVIGDTDFAGNFMQVSRGEDRNLSFLLNAADWLSSDDDIISIRSRQGEAGRLNKIQDAKKKAAAMNFSKGLNVFAVPLLVVTIGLFLSIKRRNEQKSTKGDNHDL, encoded by the coding sequence ATGACAAAAAAGCAAATCAATATCATTGCCATCCTTTCTGTCGCGGCCTTTGTTCTGGCTTTTATGCTGAGCAGCAGGATCTGGTTCCGCCTGGATCTTACCAAGAACAAGGCATACACCATCTCTGAAGTTTCAAGGAACCTCTATAAAGAGATACCCGACCCTGTAAGCATCACCTATTATATTTCGGATCGCCTTGCCCGGGCGCATCCCCTGCCGGAAGAAATTTCTGATCTTTTAAGGGAATATGCAGCCCATTCAAGAGGAAAAATACGCTTTACCCAGCGCGACCCGATTAAAGCTAACCTTGCCGGTCTCATGGAAGAACTTGGCATAGCCCCGCAGCAGATCCAGGTAGTGGAAAATAATGAAACTACGGTAGCTACAGTCTATACAGGCGTGACCATCGAATATCTTGAAAAACGCGCGGTTCTCCCTGTGGTGTTTTCTTTGGATACCCTGGAATACGATCTTACATCCAGGATCAGATCCCTTGTTTTGGACAGGGAACGTGAAATTGGCATTATTGTGGGATCTCCCGCAAAACAGTGGAACACCGAATTCGGCTATCTTAACCAGGAGCTTGCCGCAGCAGGATATAAGATCCGGCTCATTGCCCCTGGCGATGAAATCCCTGCGTCATTGCCCAGCCTTTTTGTGCTGGGGGGCGCGGCCGATCTTGACGCCTGGGCCCTCTACCGCATCGATCATTATATACAAACAGGGGGCAAAACCCTTTTTGCACTGGAAGGAATTTCGGTCAATACTCAAAGCGGGCTTGAGGCAGGGGCTGTGGCGGATCAGGGGCTTTTCGCCATGGTCGCAAATTATGGCGCTGTTATACGGCCTGCCATGGTTCTTGACACTTCCGCATTGCAAATCACTTTTCAGATACGGAGCGGGAATGTTACCCAATACCGCACCATGCGTTATCCTGAATGGATAGGCGTGCTGGAACAAAACGGAAATAAAAACCATGCTGTAACTGCCCGTTTTAAGGGCATCGACCTCTATTGGCCAAGCCCTCTGGAACTCAAGCCCCCGGCGGGAGTACAAGCTGAACCTCTTTTTACCAGCACCCCCGAGGCATGGCTCCAGACAAAGGATTTTATTACCAACCCTGACATGCTCTCCCTTGCTGAACAGGAAGCAGGCGAAACCAGGGGGACAAAAATCCTCGGCGCATCCCTTCAGGGGGGCTTCCCCAGCGCCTTTAGAGGAAGCCCAAAACCAATTCGGGAAGGCTCGGAAGAAATACTCCCCGACCTGCCTCCAGTCCCTTCCCCTTCGCGTATTATTGTAATCGGGGATACGGATTTTGCGGGAAACTTTATGCAGGTTTCCCGGGGCGAGGACAGGAATCTCAGCTTCCTCCTCAATGCGGCAGACTGGCTTTCCAGCGATGATGACATCATCTCCATCCGCAGCCGCCAGGGGGAAGCGGGAAGGCTCAACAAGATACAGGACGCAAAGAAAAAGGCGGCTGCCATGAATTTTTCCAAGGGCCTCAATGTGTTCGCCGTTCCTCTGCTTGTGGTTACCATTGGGCTCTTCCTTTCCATAAAGCGGCGCAATGAACAAAAATCAACAAAGGGGGATAACCATGATTTATAA
- a CDS encoding ABC transporter permease, which translates to MSIISKRALALARKECYSSLYSPAFYGIAVFFLVFVSVWLFYLQRFFIMDTASLRPFFAGFPLVYILIIPVLTMKSWAEEKKLGSVEILLTMPFSEWELCLGKFISSFAVLLSLLVLTLPVPLSLIPLGNFDPGVIIGEYAGAVFLGCAAISLGLFLSALAKNQAGAFLGTAVVLMAVILLNQITLWAGLPSWLSLFINYISLSFHFESFSRGLLDSRDLAFFILTTGLFLFLNTEVLIYRKRA; encoded by the coding sequence ATGAGTATCATATCCAAACGGGCTTTGGCCCTGGCACGGAAAGAGTGCTACTCTTCCCTTTATTCACCGGCGTTTTACGGTATTGCTGTTTTCTTTTTGGTGTTTGTGTCGGTTTGGCTTTTTTATCTTCAGCGTTTTTTTATCATGGATACTGCGAGCCTCAGGCCCTTTTTTGCTGGTTTTCCTCTCGTCTATATACTCATTATCCCTGTGCTTACCATGAAAAGCTGGGCAGAAGAAAAAAAACTTGGCAGTGTTGAAATACTGTTAACCATGCCTTTCTCCGAATGGGAGTTATGCTTGGGGAAGTTTATTTCTTCATTCGCAGTATTGCTGTCACTGTTAGTACTAACACTGCCGGTTCCTTTAAGCCTTATCCCCCTGGGCAATTTTGATCCCGGCGTCATAATTGGTGAATATGCCGGTGCTGTGTTTCTGGGCTGTGCTGCCATAAGCCTGGGGCTTTTCCTGTCGGCTCTGGCAAAGAACCAGGCAGGAGCTTTCCTTGGAACTGCGGTGGTGCTCATGGCAGTAATATTGTTAAATCAGATCACCCTTTGGGCAGGGCTTCCCTCATGGCTTAGCCTGTTCATCAATTATATTTCCCTCTCCTTCCATTTTGAAAGTTTTTCCCGGGGGCTTTTGGATTCCCGGGATCTGGCCTTTTTTATCCTTACTACCGGTTTATTCCTCTTTTTGAATACTGAAGTACTGATCTACAGGAAGAGGGCGTAA
- a CDS encoding ABC transporter ATP-binding protein has translation MIEVQNLSKRYGAFEAVKDVSFSVGQDQVLGFLGPNGAGKTTIMKILTGYHFPSKGAAIIDGISVEDDPVEVKKRIGYLPESVPLYGDLTPAEYLGFMAEARLIPKPERLKAINAAIAACGLTHFRDKRIETLSKGYKQRVGLAQAIIHDPPILILDEPTSGLDPNQIIEIRSLIRELGKRKTVILSTHILQEVEAVCSEVLILNEGHIAAKGTSEEIAGTMKGRDTWDILLKAHEQSLQNCLGGLGIDPHSASIEAVEAGIVKLVFSIQDADAGERIFDWAVSHNFKILSMNRKRLSLEDIFVKLTSEEHAS, from the coding sequence ATGATAGAAGTGCAGAATCTGTCAAAGCGTTACGGTGCATTTGAAGCAGTAAAGGATGTTTCTTTTTCGGTTGGGCAGGATCAGGTCCTGGGTTTTCTTGGCCCTAACGGGGCAGGCAAGACCACCATTATGAAGATCCTCACGGGCTACCATTTCCCTTCAAAGGGGGCTGCCATTATAGACGGCATTTCCGTAGAGGATGATCCTGTGGAGGTAAAGAAACGCATAGGCTATCTCCCCGAAAGCGTTCCCCTTTACGGCGATCTGACCCCTGCTGAATATTTGGGCTTCATGGCCGAGGCAAGGCTTATCCCCAAACCGGAGCGGCTCAAAGCAATAAATGCGGCGATTGCTGCCTGCGGGCTCACCCATTTCCGGGATAAACGCATCGAAACTTTGTCCAAGGGCTACAAACAGAGGGTGGGTTTGGCACAGGCCATTATCCACGATCCGCCCATTCTCATACTGGACGAACCCACTTCGGGCCTGGATCCCAACCAGATCATAGAAATCCGCTCCCTTATCCGGGAATTGGGGAAGAGAAAAACAGTAATACTCTCAACCCATATACTCCAGGAAGTGGAGGCAGTTTGTTCGGAAGTGCTTATCCTCAACGAGGGCCATATAGCAGCCAAGGGCACGAGCGAAGAAATCGCAGGAACCATGAAGGGCAGGGACACCTGGGACATTCTCCTCAAAGCCCATGAGCAAAGCCTGCAAAACTGTCTGGGAGGGTTAGGCATAGATCCTCATTCCGCAAGCATTGAAGCTGTCGAAGCGGGAATAGTAAAACTTGTGTTCAGCATACAGGATGCAGACGCAGGCGAAAGGATTTTCGACTGGGCTGTTTCCCATAATTTCAAAATACTCAGCATGAACAGGAAGCGTCTCAGCCTTGAAGATATTTTTGTAAAGCTCACTTCCGAGGAGCATGCATCATGA
- a CDS encoding ribonuclease Z, translating to MNLEAFILGCGGMMPLPNRHLTSVLLRREGELFLFDGGEGTQVSLRKLNLRWKKISVIFISHTHADHVTGIPGLLMLSSQVDRDDPLYIIGPPRIAEYIETSRRVLDMYINYEIIVKEITAPGVVYEGEGYKVRAFPLRHTKPCYGYTLEEDIRPGEFHPDKAMALGVKMGPLWSKLQSGEAVWAEDGSEVRPEQVLGAFRSGRKFSFVTDTLAFPEISAEVAGSDLFVCEGMFEQALLESAREKKHMTAEQAARIALDAKVKKLALIHYSPRYTEYDLKQVLKEAEAIFPDTVLSRDRMVLPIDFID from the coding sequence ATGAATCTTGAAGCCTTTATACTTGGCTGTGGGGGCATGATGCCTCTGCCCAACCGGCATCTTACGTCTGTGCTTTTAAGGCGGGAAGGGGAGCTTTTTCTGTTTGACGGGGGCGAAGGGACCCAGGTGTCCCTGCGCAAGCTCAACCTCAGGTGGAAGAAGATTTCCGTTATCTTTATAAGCCATACCCACGCTGATCATGTTACGGGTATTCCGGGTCTGCTTATGCTTTCGTCCCAGGTTGACAGGGACGATCCCCTTTATATAATCGGGCCTCCGCGCATTGCTGAGTATATCGAAACAAGCAGACGGGTTTTGGATATGTACATCAACTATGAAATCATCGTAAAAGAGATTACCGCCCCTGGCGTAGTTTACGAGGGCGAGGGCTATAAAGTGAGGGCCTTCCCCCTTCGCCATACCAAGCCTTGCTACGGCTATACCCTCGAAGAAGATATCAGGCCCGGTGAATTCCATCCCGATAAGGCTATGGCCCTTGGGGTTAAAATGGGTCCCCTCTGGTCAAAACTCCAGTCGGGAGAGGCTGTGTGGGCTGAAGACGGCTCGGAAGTAAGGCCCGAACAGGTACTTGGCGCTTTCCGTTCGGGCCGCAAATTTTCCTTTGTTACCGACACTCTCGCCTTCCCGGAAATATCGGCGGAAGTGGCAGGCTCGGATCTTTTTGTCTGCGAAGGCATGTTTGAGCAGGCTCTTCTCGAAAGCGCCAGGGAAAAGAAGCACATGACCGCAGAACAGGCTGCCCGGATTGCCCTGGATGCCAAGGTAAAGAAGCTGGCGCTGATTCACTATAGCCCCCGTTACACCGAGTATGATCTCAAGCAGGTATTAAAAGAGGCGGAAGCCATATTTCCTGATACGGTACTTTCAAGGGATAGAATGGTTTTACCTATAGATTTTATTGACTAG